From Demequina lutea, a single genomic window includes:
- a CDS encoding GNAT family N-acetyltransferase, producing the protein MPETPWRIPHRIETERLVLRRYESSDVEEMSRVIIASRHYLAPWMPWARDEPISLTERSEHIATYIREYDEGTDFVMGMFLRDSGAYVGGTGLHTRLGEGILEIGYWIAADRQRNGYVTEAATALTQVAIDFAGAERVEIHHLPRNLHSRAIPERCGFTYEGRHETLMPGVDELEAADVWVATADNLKTGMLGSTPRPRLYNAAGWGLEWPS; encoded by the coding sequence ATGCCGGAAACCCCGTGGCGCATTCCGCACCGCATCGAGACCGAGCGTCTCGTGTTGCGCCGCTACGAGTCATCCGATGTGGAAGAAATGTCGCGCGTCATCATCGCGAGCAGGCATTACTTGGCGCCGTGGATGCCCTGGGCGCGAGACGAACCGATCAGTTTGACGGAGAGGTCCGAGCACATCGCGACGTATATTCGCGAATACGACGAGGGCACCGACTTCGTGATGGGCATGTTTTTGCGCGACTCTGGCGCGTACGTTGGCGGCACCGGCCTCCACACACGCCTGGGAGAGGGCATCCTCGAGATCGGCTACTGGATCGCCGCGGATCGGCAGAGAAACGGCTACGTGACCGAGGCCGCGACGGCGCTCACTCAAGTCGCGATCGACTTCGCCGGGGCGGAGCGCGTCGAGATCCACCACCTCCCGAGGAACCTCCACAGCAGGGCGATCCCCGAGCGCTGCGGCTTCACCTACGAGGGCAGGCACGAGACCCTGATGCCCGGAGTCGATGAGTTAGAGGCCGCCGACGTCTGGGTGGCCACTGCAGACAACCTCAAGACCGGGATGCTGGGATCGACGCCGCGCCCCCGCCTGTACAACGCCGCAGGATGGGGACTCGAGTGGCCGTCCTAG
- a CDS encoding GNAT family N-acetyltransferase, with translation MSDSPTADVAVRPARPGDEEAIGSIQIDSWVGAIGEQLGRKRHEVFDHDAIVSGWANSISQPPTPDHVVFVATHGGVVVGFAAVAPPNQIVALEVDPERRRRGHGSRLLAAAVDHLKAHGATDIKLWSLSNDSVRTHFLQSAGFAESGMVRELDGLGIAIPEKLWHASLEA, from the coding sequence ATGAGCGACTCCCCCACTGCAGACGTTGCCGTCCGCCCCGCGCGCCCAGGCGATGAAGAAGCCATCGGAAGTATCCAAATCGACTCCTGGGTCGGCGCCATCGGCGAGCAGTTGGGGCGCAAGCGCCACGAGGTCTTCGACCACGACGCGATCGTGAGCGGGTGGGCAAACTCGATCTCGCAGCCGCCAACGCCGGACCATGTGGTGTTCGTCGCGACGCACGGGGGCGTCGTCGTCGGCTTTGCCGCTGTCGCGCCTCCCAACCAAATTGTGGCGCTCGAGGTCGACCCCGAGCGTCGGCGCAGGGGCCACGGCTCACGGCTTCTTGCGGCAGCAGTCGATCACCTCAAGGCTCACGGCGCCACCGACATCAAGCTGTGGTCGCTCTCGAACGACTCCGTGCGGACACACTTCTTGCAGTCGGCCGGCTTTGCCGAATCGGGAATGGTGCGCGAGCTCGATGGCCTCGGAATCGCGATCCCCGAAAAGCTCTGGCACGCGTCGCTCGAGGCCTAG
- a CDS encoding dihydrofolate reductase gives MTIKAMWAQARDDSGRAVIGFEGEMPWSLPEDLVRFQTLTRGHAVIMGRRTWESLPERFRPLPGRTNIVVTSVDALDGAATAGSLAGALALADALVESGDLAEDATRWIIGGARLFAAAIGVADALEVTEIDLTVPGDTFAPEIPAHAWQVEAKMPWALSAGGLQYRFVTYVRRVLTA, from the coding sequence ATGACGATCAAGGCGATGTGGGCGCAGGCGCGCGACGACTCTGGGCGCGCGGTGATCGGCTTCGAGGGTGAGATGCCCTGGAGCCTCCCCGAGGATCTGGTCCGCTTCCAGACGCTTACTCGCGGACACGCCGTCATCATGGGCAGGCGCACGTGGGAGTCTCTGCCCGAGCGGTTCCGGCCCCTTCCCGGCCGCACGAACATCGTCGTGACGTCGGTCGACGCTCTTGACGGTGCGGCGACGGCGGGCTCGCTTGCGGGCGCGTTGGCACTTGCCGATGCCTTGGTCGAATCCGGCGACCTCGCCGAGGACGCGACCAGGTGGATCATCGGCGGTGCGCGCCTGTTCGCCGCCGCGATCGGAGTAGCCGATGCCTTGGAAGTGACCGAGATTGACCTGACGGTCCCAGGAGACACCTTCGCGCCTGAGATTCCCGCGCACGCCTGGCAGGTCGAGGCGAAAATGCCGTGGGCGCTCAGCGCGGGCGGGTTGCAGTATCGCTTTGTCACCTACGTGCGGCGCGTCCTGACCGCCTAG
- the dapB gene encoding 4-hydroxy-tetrahydrodipicolinate reductase, with product MINVAVLGASGRMGGNVVRAVEAADDLALVAALDMGDDIAVAAHAGAQVAVDFTVPSASEANVHALIDAGIHAVVGTSGWTPDAILRVEDHLKERPELGVLIAPNFALGAVLAMRLSAAASKYFESVEIIELHHPDKVDAPSGTAAHTAAGIAAARQAAGIGQSPDATTHDPDHARGALVDGVRVHAVRLRGLVAHEEILMGNPGEQFTIRHDSFDRASFMPGVLLGIRQVGLHSGLTVGLEHFMDL from the coding sequence ATGATCAACGTGGCTGTGCTTGGGGCATCTGGACGTATGGGTGGCAACGTGGTGCGAGCGGTCGAAGCGGCCGATGACCTCGCTCTCGTCGCCGCGCTCGACATGGGCGACGACATCGCGGTCGCCGCGCACGCGGGCGCACAGGTCGCGGTCGACTTCACGGTGCCGAGCGCGTCCGAGGCAAACGTCCACGCGCTCATCGACGCGGGGATTCACGCCGTCGTCGGAACGAGCGGCTGGACCCCGGATGCGATCTTGCGTGTCGAGGACCACCTCAAGGAGCGTCCGGAACTCGGCGTACTGATCGCCCCCAACTTCGCTCTTGGCGCGGTCCTTGCGATGCGCCTGTCCGCGGCCGCCTCCAAGTACTTCGAGTCGGTGGAAATCATCGAGCTCCACCATCCCGACAAGGTCGATGCCCCGTCGGGCACCGCTGCACATACGGCCGCGGGCATCGCGGCGGCGCGGCAGGCGGCGGGCATTGGCCAGTCGCCCGATGCCACCACCCACGACCCGGACCACGCCCGTGGCGCACTCGTCGACGGCGTGCGCGTCCACGCGGTGCGCTTGCGCGGACTCGTCGCGCATGAGGAGATACTCATGGGCAACCCGGGGGAGCAGTTCACCATCAGGCACGACAGCTTCGACAGGGCGAGCTTCATGCCTGGAGTCCTCTTGGGCATTCGCCAGGTGGGGCTTCACTCGGGTCTCACGGTGGGTCTCGAACACTTCATGGACTTGTAG
- the dapA gene encoding 4-hydroxy-tetrahydrodipicolinate synthase — protein MTNPARPFGTVLTAMVTPMHEGGAVDLATSQRLAKYLVSRGCDGLVLSGTTGEAPTTHAPEKVDLLRAVREAVGPDVTILTGAGSNDTAHAVRMAEQGAENGADGILALTPYYSKPTQAGIVAHFRAIVGATALPVLVYDIPGRTGVAIGEWAYDELAAMSRIVAIKDATGDLVAAKARIERTGLAWYSGDDALTLDFLRAGAVGVVSVSSHIASREIAAMIAAFEAGDTAEAERIHEALLPVHAAVFNGPGATNAKSAMYWAGVIPSRTMRLPLLPASDAEYVALTAALEAAGMTR, from the coding sequence ATGACCAACCCCGCGCGGCCGTTCGGCACAGTGCTGACAGCCATGGTGACGCCGATGCACGAAGGCGGCGCCGTCGACCTCGCCACTTCCCAGCGTCTGGCGAAGTATTTGGTGTCACGTGGCTGTGACGGCCTTGTGCTTTCCGGCACGACGGGCGAGGCGCCGACGACGCACGCACCCGAGAAGGTCGACCTCCTGCGCGCCGTGCGCGAGGCTGTTGGCCCCGATGTCACGATCCTCACAGGGGCGGGCTCCAACGACACCGCTCACGCCGTGCGCATGGCCGAGCAGGGTGCGGAAAATGGCGCGGATGGCATCCTCGCGCTCACGCCGTACTACTCCAAGCCGACTCAAGCGGGAATCGTCGCGCACTTCAGGGCGATCGTGGGCGCCACTGCGCTTCCGGTCCTTGTCTACGACATTCCGGGCCGCACCGGCGTCGCTATCGGCGAATGGGCGTACGACGAGCTCGCCGCGATGAGCCGCATCGTCGCCATCAAGGACGCGACGGGCGACCTCGTGGCCGCCAAGGCGCGCATCGAGCGCACTGGCCTCGCCTGGTATTCGGGCGACGACGCTCTCACTCTTGACTTCTTGCGCGCGGGCGCAGTGGGCGTGGTCTCCGTGTCGTCGCACATCGCGTCACGCGAGATCGCGGCCATGATCGCGGCCTTCGAGGCCGGCGACACCGCCGAGGCAGAACGGATCCACGAGGCCCTGCTGCCCGTGCATGCCGCAGTATTCAATGGTCCTGGCGCCACTAATGCCAAATCCGCAATGTATTGGGCCGGAGTGATTCCCAGCAGGACTATGCGCCTGCCGCTCCTTCCCGCAAGCGACGCAGAATACGTCGCCCTGACAGCGGCCCTGGAGGCCGCAGGAATGACTCGATGA
- a CDS encoding AzlC family ABC transporter permease: MAVLGARLTPARQQALSVSIATGAYALSFGALSVAAGLDLWQTSALSLLVFSGGSQFAFVGVIGAGGIPAVAAATSTFLGIRNGFYGVALAPVLRPWHGWRSWWGTQVTIDESTAVAIAQPEHDAEARRAGFWWTGVGVYVLWNAITILGALVGQRVGDPSAWGLDAAAAAAFLGLVWPRLADRRALAVAAVASVIALALTPFAPVGVPIMVAAVVAVAAGWPTPRAGTTAAAPKENS; the protein is encoded by the coding sequence GTGGCCGTCCTAGGCGCGCGCCTCACACCCGCGCGCCAGCAGGCCCTGTCCGTCTCGATCGCGACCGGCGCCTACGCGTTGAGCTTCGGGGCCCTTTCCGTCGCGGCCGGCCTCGACCTCTGGCAGACATCCGCGCTGTCGCTTCTCGTGTTTTCGGGGGGCTCCCAATTCGCGTTCGTCGGCGTCATCGGGGCGGGTGGCATCCCGGCTGTGGCCGCGGCCACCTCAACGTTCCTTGGCATCCGGAACGGCTTCTACGGCGTGGCACTCGCGCCCGTATTGCGGCCGTGGCACGGCTGGCGGTCGTGGTGGGGCACTCAGGTAACGATCGACGAGTCGACCGCAGTAGCGATCGCCCAACCCGAACACGATGCCGAAGCGCGTCGTGCGGGCTTCTGGTGGACGGGCGTCGGCGTCTACGTCTTGTGGAACGCCATCACCATCCTGGGCGCTCTCGTGGGCCAACGCGTCGGCGACCCCTCGGCGTGGGGGCTCGATGCTGCCGCCGCCGCCGCGTTCCTTGGTCTCGTGTGGCCACGCCTCGCCGACCGCCGCGCGCTCGCCGTCGCGGCGGTCGCGTCCGTGATCGCCCTCGCCCTGACCCCGTTTGCCCCGGTAGGCGTACCGATCATGGTCGCCGCAGTCGTCGCGGTGGCTGCGGGATGGCCCACCCCGCGCGCCGGCACCACGGCCGCAGCGCCCAAGGAGAACTCATGA
- a CDS encoding AzlD domain-containing protein, protein MTPYAWTWVAIVGAGAAMWLIKAVGHRVPEHALDNPRLVRIAALVTVSLLTALAALQTLTVGKGLEVDARVPALAVAAVLLWRKAPFIVVVAVAAGVAAGLRALGWG, encoded by the coding sequence ATGACGCCGTACGCGTGGACCTGGGTCGCGATCGTGGGCGCGGGCGCCGCCATGTGGCTCATCAAGGCCGTGGGTCATCGCGTCCCCGAACACGCTCTCGACAATCCTCGCCTGGTGAGGATCGCGGCACTGGTGACGGTGTCACTCCTGACAGCGCTCGCGGCCCTGCAGACCCTGACCGTGGGCAAGGGTCTCGAGGTCGACGCCCGCGTCCCCGCCCTCGCGGTCGCCGCCGTGCTGTTGTGGCGCAAAGCGCCGTTCATCGTGGTGGTTGCGGTGGCTGCCGGTGTCGCGGCGGGGCTTCGTGCGCTCGGATGGGGCTAA
- a CDS encoding glycoside hydrolase family 127 protein — MEPRSGTLTPLAPGEVRVTGGFWHDLQRLNASTIIGHCLAWVERVGWLANFDRAADGSLEADHAGIEFVDSEVYKLLEAMAWEIGTDDEGELADTYRDLVNRVAAAQEEDGYLHTFFGRPGQRARFSDLEWGHELYCFGHLLQAAVARLRSGHDDQLPAVARRLADFLVVEFGETGRTAVGGHPEIEVALAEFGRATDTRTYIDLAATFVERRGHGLLAPIEHGQEYFQDDQPVRSGAVLHGHAVRALYLSAGAVDVGVEHDDEALVEAVEGQYVATLARRTYVTGGMGSHHRDEAFGDDFELPHDRAYAETCAAIGSVMVSWRLLLHSGKARYGDVIERTLLNAVLASPRRDGKAFFYSNTLHQRTPGLPPAEDSTSPRAQSSMRAPWFEVSCCPTNVARTLASAHLYFATRSDAGLQIHQFGDFTATAEVGGEELTVQIASAYPFEGDVVLKVIAAPSSPVEIALRVPAWAEAEATWSVNGDGLTVALGDGYLRVTGIVSADTGLLLSLPLTPRVVSPDPHIDDVRGQVAIERGPLVLALESIDLPDGVDTESVEIDLSSPIESTPTGARVTLRRRTDRELPWPYDGASTTDTDAGPAIVADMIPYARWANRGPSTMRVFLPTARP, encoded by the coding sequence GTGGAGCCACGCTCGGGCACCCTCACACCGCTCGCTCCCGGCGAGGTACGCGTGACAGGGGGCTTTTGGCACGACCTGCAGCGCCTCAACGCGTCGACGATCATCGGGCACTGCCTCGCATGGGTCGAGCGTGTGGGCTGGCTTGCAAACTTCGACCGCGCGGCCGACGGCTCACTCGAGGCCGATCACGCGGGCATCGAGTTCGTCGACTCCGAGGTCTACAAGCTGCTCGAAGCGATGGCGTGGGAGATCGGCACCGACGACGAGGGCGAACTAGCCGACACGTACCGCGATCTCGTCAACCGGGTCGCCGCCGCCCAGGAGGAAGACGGCTACCTGCACACCTTCTTCGGCAGGCCCGGCCAGCGCGCGCGCTTCTCCGACCTGGAGTGGGGGCATGAGCTCTACTGCTTCGGCCACCTCCTCCAGGCCGCCGTGGCCAGGCTTCGTTCAGGTCACGATGACCAGCTTCCGGCGGTCGCACGTCGCCTCGCAGACTTCCTCGTCGTCGAGTTCGGCGAGACCGGGCGCACGGCCGTCGGCGGCCACCCCGAGATCGAAGTGGCGCTCGCGGAATTCGGTCGCGCCACGGACACTCGCACGTACATCGACCTCGCGGCGACGTTCGTGGAGCGCCGCGGACACGGCCTGCTTGCCCCCATCGAGCACGGGCAGGAGTACTTCCAAGACGACCAGCCGGTGCGCTCGGGGGCGGTGCTCCACGGCCATGCGGTGCGCGCCCTTTACCTCTCCGCAGGTGCGGTGGATGTGGGCGTGGAGCACGACGACGAGGCTCTCGTGGAGGCTGTCGAGGGTCAGTACGTGGCCACTCTCGCGCGCCGCACCTACGTCACCGGCGGCATGGGCTCGCACCATCGCGATGAGGCTTTCGGGGACGACTTCGAGTTGCCCCATGATCGCGCGTACGCAGAGACGTGCGCCGCGATCGGCTCGGTCATGGTCAGCTGGCGGCTCCTGCTTCACTCGGGCAAGGCCCGGTATGGAGATGTCATCGAGCGCACACTGCTCAACGCGGTTCTCGCGAGCCCCCGCAGGGATGGCAAGGCTTTCTTCTACTCCAACACGTTGCACCAGCGCACGCCCGGATTACCGCCAGCCGAGGACTCCACCAGCCCGCGGGCACAGTCGAGCATGCGTGCGCCCTGGTTCGAGGTCTCGTGCTGCCCCACCAACGTCGCACGCACGCTCGCATCGGCGCATCTGTACTTCGCGACCCGCTCCGACGCAGGGCTCCAGATCCACCAGTTCGGCGATTTCACCGCGACCGCCGAGGTCGGCGGTGAGGAACTGACCGTCCAGATCGCGTCCGCCTACCCCTTCGAGGGCGATGTCGTGCTCAAGGTCATCGCGGCGCCCTCTTCGCCCGTCGAAATCGCTCTGCGCGTGCCCGCGTGGGCCGAGGCAGAGGCCACGTGGTCCGTCAATGGCGACGGCCTGACCGTCGCGCTGGGCGACGGCTACCTCCGCGTCACGGGCATCGTGTCCGCCGACACCGGGCTGCTGCTCTCGCTCCCACTCACCCCGCGCGTCGTAAGCCCAGACCCTCATATCGACGACGTGCGCGGGCAGGTCGCGATCGAGCGCGGACCACTCGTCCTCGCCCTCGAGTCGATCGATCTGCCCGATGGCGTCGACACGGAGTCCGTCGAGATCGACTTGTCGTCCCCTATTGAGTCGACACCCACGGGGGCACGCGTCACCTTGCGTCGGCGCACGGACCGCGAACTCCCATGGCCGTATGACGGCGCCAGCACCACGGATACGGACGCAGGCCCTGCCATCGTCGCCGATATGATCCCGTACGCCAGGTGGGCGAATAGGGGTCCGTCGACGATGCGCGTTTTCCTCCCGACGGCGCGACCGTAG
- a CDS encoding ribonuclease J, translating to MNFHPELPTPPALADGTLRMIALGGLGEVGRNMHVIELNGRLLIIDCGVLFPEENQPGVDLVLPDLSYLEDRLDDIEAIVLTHGHEDHIGAVPYLLRMRQDIPILGSQLTLAFLEAKLAEHRIKPITLAVKEGQREKIKAFDLEFVAVNHSIPDALAVFIRTAAGTILNTGDFKMDQLPLDGRITDLRSFARFGEEGVDLFQVDSTNAEVPGFTTSEIEIAPTLDRLFANATGRIVVASFASHVHRVQQVIDAAHTHKRRVAFVGRSMVRNMGIAADLGFLRVPDGILVDPKKADNLPPEQVVFMSTGSQGEPMAALSRMANGDHKVEVGKGDLVILASSLIPGNENAVFRVINGLLRLGATVVHQSNARVHVSGHASAGELLYCYNILRPKNVMPIHGEVRHLLANGALAIKTGVAAERVMFAENGVVIDMKNGIANVVGAIEFHNMYVDGSSVGEVTEAELKDRRILADEGFVSVFVVMDSSNGRVLSGPEIHAKGIAEDDSVFDALMPELKKALEEAAKSGSTDNHQLQQVMRRVVGRFVGTKLRRRPMIIPIVIDA from the coding sequence ATGAACTTTCACCCCGAACTGCCCACCCCTCCCGCTCTCGCCGACGGCACCCTGCGCATGATTGCGCTCGGTGGCCTTGGTGAGGTCGGCAGGAACATGCACGTGATCGAACTCAACGGCCGCCTGCTCATCATCGACTGCGGCGTTCTCTTCCCAGAAGAGAACCAGCCCGGCGTCGACCTCGTGCTTCCCGACCTCAGCTACCTCGAGGATCGCCTGGACGACATCGAGGCCATCGTGCTCACGCACGGTCACGAGGACCACATCGGCGCCGTACCGTATTTGCTCCGCATGCGCCAAGACATCCCCATCCTGGGTTCGCAACTGACGCTCGCCTTCCTCGAGGCGAAGCTCGCGGAGCACCGCATCAAGCCCATCACGCTGGCTGTTAAAGAGGGCCAGCGAGAGAAGATCAAGGCATTCGACCTCGAGTTCGTCGCGGTCAACCACTCGATCCCCGATGCTCTCGCAGTGTTCATCCGCACGGCCGCGGGCACGATCCTCAACACCGGTGACTTCAAGATGGACCAGCTGCCGCTCGATGGCCGCATCACCGACTTGCGCTCGTTTGCCCGCTTTGGCGAGGAGGGAGTCGACCTCTTCCAGGTGGACTCCACCAACGCCGAGGTTCCAGGCTTCACCACGTCCGAGATCGAAATCGCGCCGACGCTTGACCGGCTGTTCGCGAACGCCACCGGCCGCATCGTCGTCGCCTCGTTCGCGAGCCACGTGCACCGCGTCCAGCAGGTCATCGACGCCGCCCACACGCACAAGCGTCGCGTCGCATTCGTGGGCCGCTCGATGGTGCGCAACATGGGCATCGCGGCGGACCTCGGCTTCCTCAGGGTGCCGGATGGCATCCTGGTCGACCCCAAGAAGGCCGACAACCTGCCTCCGGAGCAGGTCGTCTTCATGTCGACCGGTTCCCAGGGCGAGCCCATGGCCGCGCTTAGCCGCATGGCGAACGGCGACCACAAGGTCGAGGTGGGCAAGGGCGACCTGGTGATCCTCGCGTCGTCGCTGATCCCTGGCAACGAGAACGCGGTATTCCGCGTCATCAACGGGCTGCTGCGCCTCGGTGCCACCGTGGTGCACCAGTCCAACGCGCGCGTGCACGTCTCCGGCCACGCGAGCGCGGGCGAACTGCTGTATTGCTACAACATCCTGCGCCCCAAGAACGTGATGCCCATCCACGGCGAGGTGCGCCACCTGCTGGCCAACGGCGCCCTGGCCATCAAGACGGGGGTGGCCGCCGAGCGCGTGATGTTCGCCGAAAATGGCGTCGTCATCGACATGAAGAACGGCATCGCCAACGTGGTGGGTGCCATCGAGTTCCACAACATGTACGTTGACGGCTCGTCTGTGGGCGAGGTGACCGAGGCCGAGCTCAAGGACCGTCGCATCCTGGCCGACGAGGGCTTCGTTTCGGTGTTCGTGGTCATGGACTCCTCGAATGGCCGCGTGCTGTCCGGGCCCGAGATCCACGCGAAGGGCATCGCCGAGGACGACTCGGTGTTTGACGCGCTCATGCCCGAGCTCAAGAAGGCACTCGAAGAGGCCGCGAAGTCGGGATCCACCGACAACCACCAGTTGCAGCAGGTCATGCGTCGCGTGGTCGGACGGTTTGTCGGTACCAAGCTGCGTCGTCGGCCCATGATCATCCCGATTGTGATCGACGCCTAG
- a CDS encoding M16 family metallopeptidase: MPHPLPLVASTSPDAHLILEQDHGAVIRRTILPGGVRVFSQHIPGMRSATIGAWIGVGSRDEGPEHAGSTHFLEHLLFKGTATRTALDIAESFDRVGGESNAATAKEYTCYYARVIDVDLHMATSVILDMVTSATLRDDEFELERGVILEELAMADDDPADVAHERFSEAVHGGHPVGRPIGGTPAIIKAVTREAVWEHYRQHYVPEGLVITAAGGVDHDELCGWVLEALDAGGWALDPAAVPLARRDQFAPVVATSTPRVDVARDIEQSHIVIGCEGLRAADPRRNTMGVLSTILGAGMSSRLFQEVREKRGLAYAVYSFAQPLAEVGQFGMYAACGTSKADEVAGLLMAELERMAYDVTPGELERAKGQIAGGTVLRLEDSYSRMSRLGKAELAFGELWSIGEALDQVHAVTGDGVAALAAELAARPRVEVRVGPAT, translated from the coding sequence ATGCCTCATCCACTCCCACTCGTCGCGTCGACGTCCCCTGATGCCCACCTGATCCTCGAGCAGGACCACGGCGCGGTCATCCGACGCACGATCCTCCCCGGCGGGGTGCGGGTGTTCTCGCAACACATCCCGGGAATGCGTTCGGCCACGATCGGCGCATGGATTGGCGTCGGTTCGCGCGATGAGGGCCCCGAGCACGCTGGCTCCACGCACTTCCTCGAGCACTTGTTGTTCAAGGGCACTGCGACACGCACGGCCCTCGACATTGCGGAGTCCTTCGACCGGGTGGGCGGCGAGTCCAATGCCGCTACCGCCAAGGAATACACCTGCTATTACGCCCGCGTCATCGACGTCGACCTGCACATGGCCACGTCGGTCATCCTGGACATGGTGACCTCTGCGACCCTTCGCGACGACGAGTTTGAGCTCGAGCGGGGAGTGATCCTCGAGGAGCTCGCGATGGCGGACGACGACCCCGCGGACGTCGCCCATGAGCGCTTCTCCGAGGCGGTGCACGGCGGCCACCCGGTGGGGCGGCCCATCGGCGGCACCCCAGCGATCATCAAGGCCGTCACGCGCGAGGCCGTGTGGGAGCACTACCGCCAGCACTACGTTCCCGAGGGACTCGTCATCACCGCCGCCGGTGGCGTCGATCACGATGAGTTGTGTGGGTGGGTCCTCGAGGCCCTCGACGCGGGCGGTTGGGCACTCGACCCCGCAGCAGTCCCGCTCGCTCGTCGCGATCAGTTTGCGCCCGTCGTGGCAACTAGCACGCCCAGAGTCGACGTGGCGCGCGATATTGAGCAGAGCCACATCGTCATCGGGTGCGAGGGCCTGCGTGCTGCCGATCCGCGCCGCAACACCATGGGTGTGCTGTCGACCATCCTGGGAGCCGGAATGTCCTCCAGGCTGTTCCAGGAGGTGCGCGAGAAGCGCGGCCTCGCCTACGCGGTGTACTCGTTCGCGCAGCCGCTCGCGGAGGTGGGCCAGTTCGGGATGTATGCCGCATGCGGCACCTCAAAGGCGGATGAAGTGGCGGGGCTGCTCATGGCCGAGCTCGAGCGCATGGCCTACGACGTGACGCCAGGCGAGCTCGAGCGCGCGAAGGGCCAGATTGCGGGGGGCACCGTGCTGCGGCTCGAGGACTCGTATTCACGGATGTCGCGCCTCGGCAAGGCCGAGCTCGCGTTTGGCGAGTTGTGGAGCATCGGCGAGGCGTTGGATCAAGTGCACGCCGTGACGGGTGACGGCGTGGCCGCACTAGCCGCCGAACTCGCCGCCCGTCCGCGGGTTGAGGTGAGGGTCGGCCCGGCCACTTAG
- a CDS encoding thymidylate synthase → MNAIPTPYEDLLRDVLATGRPKTDRTGTGTLSTFGRQIRYDLSQGFPLLTTKRVHARSIVGELLWFLRGDTNVRWLQERGITIWDEWADADGELGPVYGYQWRSWPTPDGRHIDQIANVIESIKSNPDSRRHIVSAWNPALIDEMALPPCHAMFQFYVADGKLSCQLYQRSADLFLGVPFNIASYALLTHMIAAQTGLEVGDFVWTGGDCHIYSNHMDQVELQLSREPYPYPTLRLAPKASLLDYDMDDVVFENYVHHPGIKAPIAV, encoded by the coding sequence GTGAACGCGATCCCCACCCCCTACGAAGACCTGCTGCGCGACGTGCTCGCCACCGGCAGGCCCAAGACCGACCGCACCGGAACGGGCACCCTGTCGACGTTCGGCCGCCAGATTCGCTACGACCTCAGCCAGGGATTCCCCCTGCTCACCACCAAGCGCGTCCACGCCCGCTCGATCGTGGGCGAACTGTTGTGGTTCCTGCGCGGGGACACGAACGTGCGCTGGCTCCAGGAGCGCGGCATCACCATTTGGGACGAGTGGGCCGATGCCGATGGCGAGCTTGGTCCCGTCTACGGCTACCAATGGCGCTCGTGGCCCACGCCCGACGGTCGCCACATCGACCAGATCGCAAACGTCATCGAGTCCATCAAGAGCAATCCGGATTCGCGCCGCCACATCGTGTCCGCGTGGAACCCCGCGCTGATCGACGAGATGGCCCTGCCCCCGTGCCACGCGATGTTCCAGTTCTACGTGGCAGACGGCAAGCTCTCGTGCCAGCTCTACCAGCGGAGCGCCGACCTGTTCCTTGGCGTGCCGTTCAACATCGCCTCGTACGCGCTGCTCACGCACATGATCGCGGCGCAGACCGGCCTCGAGGTAGGCGACTTTGTGTGGACCGGCGGCGATTGCCACATCTACTCCAACCACATGGACCAGGTCGAGCTGCAGCTCAGCCGCGAGCCGTACCCCTATCCCACGTTGCGCCTGGCACCGAAGGCCTCCCTGCTCGACTACGACATGGACGATGTCGTCTTTGAGAACTACGTCCACCACCCGGGGATCAAAGCCCCTATCGCGGTCTAG